A single region of the Streptomyces virginiae genome encodes:
- a CDS encoding HEAT repeat domain-containing protein, translating to MITPADQDFHDALRRADVAWLTDRLDARHCPPAVLGPLVRHDDSRVRHLGLILLDERVTSGRTGDETETAELARLLPVVVQGPPEEALVLARLHERLGPYRRGLRRPSWRTVDLPAGVRIAWLRAEILNDPTVIRTERPGEPLYQAVRGMTVTCAHRPDHLVNELADSGDPVLQAAALRLARQGLHAGLLAPARVRACAVGLLGVDSAAVVAAAVGELAEPWAALDPLPAARLSPLLAADAVLARPEVAEAAITAAAHHGHRDLLRQVVDDPDLPPGLRRRGMELLGDLADRGDIGALTTVAAQDPLLFGAPAVACLRGLHRRGHFPDASHVPTVIGLALADHSIPPHEIATILFTCRQVMFRALVDTDADDPSWPRRLALLVALAEQGAQELPIGDTITRLLPSTPLPGPFLDAIRALRHADAEDAVLALLPSRPAAALEALEAIGGHRTTTALCEGLGLATAESVGVIAPHLRAVRHHALEVLWHLTHDPAQRHALLVRLDPTDLPTRIAADLGGPDERELALLGSHLDPNRPVAALCRLAAHGGAGTLPVIADLLLRIVAELAASWEPGGAAPRGERGRPGGEPVVPQEVLDAVRDLGRRLHERGRIRPSCLLDAATAREAGDVLVATMGLDLLDRPGLSSGERAILLELLLRAPYARTRMRVHRLLRDRDRHVRKHVIALLARDASGDDAQALSATLIALTAADDIQTVRQALLALGHARARWASTAIAACLDHPNMNIKKTAAEVLVRVGTPATVPALLLWLGRHHNPGLRGSLVAALRAILGEAYPATVLAAAEHSEDDRARELLLVSLDRTLSARSVLALDEQAARVAPTLLALVAAGRVGLASGTIDQLTAALHAHGITPPAAPEPAADIEDDPDVRSLTARGWNPSVALRVAERHQRTHPAQLRVLRPMLPDWLRLAGSEPAARTRVLGLVLRLCPGPWTTEELTAFARCTGLLLDGLAEASDGDRHDLVAVLEAVAPTLPAARKPAVVDAVRALPPGPASRSVPTLLRALDAVPVRADLEQALASARRGADPWQAETAVLREAFAAPGLPASPPRAEAEVEAWRAALDAAVRTPSALERFRRLRTPHEAAPGSRDRLAALIDVYAGAAPEVRPALVDWMTDIQPLDAPPWTIAETTRAQRQAQARVPRSVHIADLDQPRSTALRERLLAMVRAPEADHRHIAARALLKWPEPDVRLPVLRAFLRGHIDIPVGADLARTLNAIGETELRADDILRDRVALVASRLDPRDLEPLVPLLLEWCEHEPAPAGSAAGRTLGLVPSDVVAEHLGERLDAGAWGFLDLLRGRPLLHTPALTRIRRRLRAEGRDDLADSLLLVEGPLRRPDDAARQDAAALATLRAPAPTAAATRASQPPTRQQLLDQARTGDLVRVRRALARLVEGHRGPDPDQDPRLRDLIGELLRHPDSKVRLHAHRTSRAVLDRQTYLHHTSILLDDPRPDLVLTAIRTLRHANWAPALPALTGLLEHSHPVVRRTAAKGLVDMGERAIPTLTHAAVHARPDRRSRYTAVLEQIRTAEDDQA from the coding sequence ATGATCACGCCGGCGGACCAGGACTTCCACGATGCGCTGCGCCGAGCCGACGTCGCTTGGTTGACCGACCGTCTCGACGCGCGGCACTGCCCGCCGGCCGTCCTCGGCCCCCTCGTCCGGCACGACGATTCCCGCGTGCGGCATCTGGGACTGATCCTCCTCGACGAGCGCGTCACCTCGGGCCGTACGGGCGACGAGACCGAGACGGCCGAACTCGCGAGGCTGCTGCCGGTGGTGGTGCAGGGACCGCCGGAGGAGGCGCTCGTCCTCGCACGGCTCCACGAACGACTCGGGCCGTACCGCCGAGGGCTCCGCCGGCCGTCGTGGCGCACCGTCGACCTGCCGGCCGGCGTGCGGATCGCCTGGCTGCGCGCCGAGATCCTGAACGATCCGACGGTGATCCGGACGGAGCGTCCCGGCGAACCGCTCTACCAGGCCGTGCGGGGAATGACCGTCACCTGCGCGCACCGGCCCGACCACCTCGTGAACGAGCTGGCGGACAGCGGCGATCCGGTGTTGCAGGCCGCGGCGCTGCGGCTGGCCCGGCAGGGGTTGCACGCCGGTCTGCTGGCTCCCGCACGGGTCCGCGCGTGCGCGGTCGGCCTGCTCGGTGTCGACAGCGCAGCCGTCGTCGCTGCCGCGGTGGGTGAACTCGCCGAGCCCTGGGCGGCGTTGGACCCGCTGCCTGCGGCGCGACTGTCTCCGCTGCTCGCCGCGGACGCGGTGCTCGCACGGCCCGAGGTGGCCGAAGCCGCGATCACGGCCGCCGCCCACCACGGGCACCGCGACCTGCTGCGCCAGGTCGTCGACGATCCCGATCTGCCACCGGGCCTTCGTCGGCGTGGGATGGAACTGCTCGGCGACCTCGCGGACCGTGGTGACATCGGCGCCTTGACGACCGTCGCCGCACAGGACCCGCTGCTGTTCGGCGCGCCGGCCGTGGCATGCCTGCGCGGCCTCCACCGACGCGGGCACTTCCCCGACGCATCGCACGTCCCCACCGTCATCGGCCTCGCGTTGGCCGATCACTCGATCCCGCCCCACGAGATCGCGACGATCCTGTTCACCTGCCGACAGGTGATGTTCCGCGCGCTGGTGGATACCGACGCGGACGATCCGAGCTGGCCGCGCCGCCTCGCGCTGCTGGTCGCCCTGGCCGAGCAGGGGGCGCAGGAGCTGCCGATCGGGGACACGATCACCCGGCTCCTCCCGTCGACCCCGCTGCCGGGACCGTTCCTCGACGCGATCCGCGCCCTGCGCCACGCGGATGCCGAGGACGCCGTGCTCGCTCTCCTGCCCTCCCGTCCGGCGGCGGCCCTGGAGGCACTGGAGGCCATCGGCGGGCACCGGACCACGACAGCGTTGTGCGAAGGACTCGGTCTCGCCACGGCGGAGAGCGTGGGCGTGATCGCTCCGCACCTGCGCGCGGTACGCCACCACGCCCTCGAGGTGCTGTGGCATCTGACCCACGATCCGGCACAGCGACACGCCCTTCTCGTCCGCCTCGATCCCACCGACCTGCCGACCCGCATCGCGGCGGACCTCGGTGGCCCGGACGAGCGGGAACTGGCCCTGCTCGGTTCCCACCTGGACCCGAACCGGCCGGTGGCGGCCTTGTGCCGACTGGCCGCCCACGGCGGCGCCGGCACGCTGCCGGTCATCGCGGACCTGCTCCTGCGCATCGTGGCCGAGCTCGCCGCGTCCTGGGAACCGGGCGGAGCCGCCCCGCGCGGCGAACGCGGCCGACCGGGCGGGGAACCGGTGGTGCCCCAGGAGGTCCTCGACGCCGTGCGCGACCTGGGCCGTCGGCTCCACGAGCGGGGACGGATCAGGCCGTCCTGCCTCCTCGACGCGGCGACCGCACGCGAGGCCGGGGACGTACTCGTCGCGACCATGGGCCTGGATCTGCTGGACCGGCCCGGACTGTCGAGCGGCGAGCGGGCGATCCTGCTCGAACTCCTGCTCCGAGCCCCGTACGCCCGTACCCGGATGCGGGTGCACCGCCTGCTGCGGGACCGCGACCGGCACGTACGCAAGCACGTGATCGCGTTGCTCGCCCGCGACGCCTCCGGGGACGACGCGCAGGCGTTGTCGGCCACGCTGATCGCGCTGACCGCCGCCGACGACATCCAGACCGTCCGGCAGGCGCTGCTCGCACTCGGCCACGCGCGGGCCCGCTGGGCCTCCACCGCGATCGCAGCCTGTCTCGACCATCCGAACATGAACATCAAGAAGACCGCCGCCGAAGTGCTGGTCCGCGTGGGGACGCCCGCGACCGTACCGGCCCTGCTCCTGTGGCTCGGACGCCACCACAATCCGGGGCTGCGCGGCTCGCTCGTCGCGGCACTGCGCGCCATCCTCGGCGAGGCGTACCCGGCGACCGTCCTCGCCGCCGCCGAACACAGCGAGGACGACCGAGCCCGTGAACTGCTGCTGGTGAGCCTCGACCGCACCCTGTCGGCGCGCTCGGTCCTCGCCCTGGACGAGCAGGCGGCACGGGTCGCACCGACCCTGCTCGCCCTGGTGGCGGCCGGCCGGGTCGGCCTCGCTTCCGGGACGATCGACCAGCTGACCGCGGCCCTGCACGCGCACGGCATCACCCCGCCCGCCGCGCCGGAGCCGGCGGCGGACATCGAGGACGACCCGGACGTGAGATCGCTGACGGCGCGGGGCTGGAACCCGTCGGTCGCGCTCCGCGTGGCCGAACGGCATCAGCGGACGCACCCCGCGCAGTTGCGGGTGCTGCGGCCCATGCTGCCGGACTGGCTCCGACTGGCCGGCTCGGAACCCGCCGCCCGAACCCGCGTCCTGGGCCTCGTCCTGCGCCTGTGCCCCGGACCCTGGACGACCGAGGAACTGACGGCCTTCGCCCGGTGCACGGGGCTGCTCCTCGACGGGCTCGCCGAGGCCTCGGACGGAGACCGGCACGACCTCGTCGCGGTACTCGAAGCGGTCGCGCCGACCCTGCCGGCGGCTCGGAAACCGGCGGTCGTCGACGCGGTCCGCGCGCTGCCCCCCGGTCCCGCGAGCCGGTCCGTACCGACACTGCTGCGCGCCCTCGACGCGGTGCCGGTCCGCGCCGACCTGGAACAGGCACTCGCTTCGGCCCGACGCGGCGCCGACCCCTGGCAGGCCGAGACCGCTGTGCTGCGCGAGGCGTTCGCCGCCCCGGGGCTCCCTGCGTCACCCCCGCGCGCCGAGGCCGAGGTCGAGGCGTGGCGAGCCGCGCTGGACGCGGCCGTACGCACGCCGAGCGCCCTGGAACGATTCCGGCGACTCCGCACGCCGCACGAGGCCGCACCGGGCTCCCGGGACCGGCTCGCCGCACTGATCGATGTCTACGCCGGCGCCGCTCCCGAGGTCCGACCCGCGCTCGTCGACTGGATGACGGACATCCAGCCGCTCGACGCACCCCCCTGGACCATCGCCGAGACCACCCGGGCACAGCGGCAGGCGCAGGCGCGGGTGCCGCGGAGCGTGCACATCGCCGACCTCGACCAGCCTCGTTCGACCGCACTGCGGGAGCGCCTGCTCGCCATGGTGCGAGCGCCCGAAGCGGACCACCGGCACATCGCGGCCCGGGCCCTCCTGAAGTGGCCCGAGCCCGACGTCAGGCTTCCCGTGCTCCGGGCGTTCCTACGAGGCCACATCGACATACCTGTCGGCGCCGACCTGGCCCGCACGCTGAACGCCATCGGCGAGACGGAACTCCGCGCGGACGACATCCTGCGTGACCGGGTCGCTCTCGTGGCGAGCCGGCTCGACCCACGCGACCTGGAACCGCTGGTCCCCCTCCTGCTGGAATGGTGTGAACACGAGCCGGCGCCCGCCGGTTCCGCCGCCGGGCGGACGCTGGGCCTGGTCCCCTCCGACGTGGTGGCGGAACACCTGGGCGAGCGGCTCGACGCCGGCGCCTGGGGCTTCCTCGACCTGCTCCGCGGGCGCCCCCTGCTGCACACCCCCGCACTGACGCGGATCCGCCGCCGACTGCGTGCCGAAGGCCGCGACGACCTCGCGGACTCGCTGCTCCTCGTCGAGGGGCCGCTGCGTCGCCCGGACGACGCCGCACGGCAGGACGCCGCGGCGCTGGCAACACTCCGTGCCCCCGCGCCGACGGCCGCGGCGACCCGGGCGTCGCAGCCCCCGACCCGGCAGCAGCTGTTGGACCAGGCCCGTACCGGTGACCTGGTGCGGGTACGCCGAGCGCTCGCGCGACTGGTCGAGGGACACCGCGGCCCGGACCCGGATCAGGACCCCCGACTGCGGGACCTGATCGGTGAGCTGCTGCGTCATCCCGACTCCAAGGTCCGCCTCCACGCCCACCGGACCTCGCGGGCCGTCCTGGACCGGCAGACCTACCTGCACCACACCTCGATCCTGCTGGACGACCCCCGGCCGGACCTGGTGCTCACGGCGATCCGGACCCTCCGTCACGCGAACTGGGCGCCCGCGCTCCCCGCCCTGACCGGACTGCTGGAGCACTCCCATCCCGTCGTTCGCAGGACGGCGGCCAAGGGGCTCGTCGACATGGGCGAGCGGGCGATCCCCACGCTCACCCACGCCGCCGTCCACGCCCGGCCCGACAGGCGATCCCGCTACACAGCGGTGCTCGAACAGATCAGGACCGCCGAGGACGACCAGGCGTAG
- a CDS encoding phosphotransferase family protein — protein sequence MLPVVDTDEQWDTVIPDDEALRPGVEDLCARLGFADVRPVRYPDGSEPVYALGDRHVLKLFPRMWVEDALTEHRVLEYLQGRLPIPVPELLEFGEYENGWRYVLMSQLPGEGLAKAWPRIPEGDRDRIATEVGEALAVLHSLDPAPLTDVLGPENWDTSLAERRARAVGRQRERNLPEQWLEQIPDFLDSVPLATDRPHSLLHTEVMRQHLIVDPDDWRLTGLIDFEPAMIGDRAYDFVGVGLYVSCGDPRLLGRVMKAYGHAFDPRELLSHTLLHVYSNLPRYFEDLPEPPRPTLDSLAEAWFGTE from the coding sequence ATGCTGCCTGTCGTGGACACAGACGAACAGTGGGACACCGTCATCCCGGACGACGAAGCACTCCGGCCCGGCGTGGAAGACCTCTGTGCCCGTCTCGGTTTCGCCGATGTCCGGCCCGTTCGGTACCCCGACGGCTCGGAGCCGGTCTACGCGCTCGGCGACCGGCACGTCCTCAAGCTCTTTCCGCGCATGTGGGTCGAGGACGCGCTCACCGAGCACCGGGTTCTGGAGTACCTCCAGGGACGTCTGCCGATCCCCGTACCGGAATTGCTGGAGTTCGGGGAGTACGAGAACGGGTGGCGCTACGTCCTGATGTCACAGCTTCCCGGGGAGGGCCTCGCGAAGGCCTGGCCACGAATCCCGGAAGGCGACCGCGATCGCATCGCCACCGAGGTCGGGGAAGCCTTGGCCGTCCTGCATTCGCTCGACCCCGCGCCCCTCACCGATGTCCTGGGGCCCGAGAACTGGGACACCTCCCTGGCGGAACGCCGCGCCCGAGCCGTCGGGCGACAGCGCGAACGGAACCTGCCGGAGCAGTGGCTGGAGCAGATCCCGGACTTCCTGGATTCCGTCCCGCTCGCCACGGACCGACCCCACTCCCTGCTGCACACCGAAGTCATGCGGCAGCACCTGATCGTCGATCCCGACGACTGGCGGCTGACCGGACTCATCGACTTCGAACCGGCCATGATCGGCGATCGCGCCTACGACTTCGTCGGCGTCGGCCTGTACGTGTCCTGCGGCGACCCCCGCCTGCTGGGACGGGTCATGAAGGCGTACGGACACGCATTCGACCCGCGCGAACTCCTCTCGCACACCCTGCTCCACGTCTACAGCAACCTGCCGCGGTACTTCGAAGACCTGCCCGAACCGCCCCGGCCCACCCTCGACTCGCTCGCCGAGGCGTGGTTCGGCACCGAGTGA